CCAGCAATCATTATCCCGCTTGCTACGGCAGCAAATAATCATCAGGTGCGTAACGCAACGCATCTACGCCAACATCAGGCTGCAGAGGTTCTGACTGAAAGCGAACTAACACCTGAGCGCTTACAAGAAGTCATTCTGCACCTCATAAAGCATACTACCATTCGCACCGCGCTAGGAAGAAACCTTCTCAAGCTCGCCACCCCTCGAGCAGCCAGCAACTTAGCGCAGATCATCCTTAAGAAAGGAAAACACTAATGCAAGAACGGCGCGTGCGTCGACAACGAGGCACCGCCCCAGCCCTTCCCAGCGAAGTCGGGCGAGCTCGTCGGCCAATCTTTCAGGCTCACGGCGAAGCACCCAAACGCCCCAAACTATGGCGCAAATGGTTCGTGAGAGCCGGTAGTATCGCTGCTATCTTGAGTCTCGTATGGATGCTATTCTTATCGAGCTGGTTCGACGTACGAGGGTTCGAAGTCAAAGGCAGTACCTCAATCTCTGCTGAAGACGTACAAAAAACCTTTGATCAATACGTCCGCCAACACCCAACTGAACGCAATATTTTCTTCTTCAATAGTCAGCGCTTTAAGGAGGCATTGCAAAAATCATACCCCACTATCACCCAACTGAACATAAACCGAACACTGTTTTTGAAAGTCACCGTGTCTCTGAGAGAGTCAAATGCCGCGCTCATTTGGCAAGTCGGGAATACGAACTGGATATTAGGGGACGATGGCCGTATTCTCGAGAGAGCGTCAGGGGCAGAGCAGCAGCTTGGGGTCGTGCAAGATACAGCCCAGCTACCCGTAAAAACAGGGGACAAAGTAGTAGACCGAAACTTTGTGAGTTTTGTGCGTCAGCTGAATGCCCTTGCCCCACAAAACAATATCTTCATCTCTAGCGTAGTAGTACGCAATACAACAATCGAGATTGATCTTCGAATACAAAATAATATTTTGGTGAAATGCGATAGCACTAGGGGAGTACGAGAACAACTTGATGCAATTCGCAAGACACTCGATACTGCCGATCGAACGCGAACGCCGATTACACAATACATCGATGTGCGCATACCGGGCAGAGCCTTCTACAAATAAATCAATGTGAAATGTGATCGTTTCACAAGTATATGAGGGGGCGCGAGCATGCGCCATGAATACTAACTACTAGTTGGATGCAAGCAAGAAAAAAAAGGGGGGCACAGACGTAGTCGTCGAGTCAGCCCACGCAAAAGCCTAGTTAGAATTAATGAATATTTCACGCGCGCCGATAAACATTTCACAGACAATAACAAATCGTATCTAACTAGCTATGTATAAATCCACGCTACAGATCACCGCATACTTAAGAACAAATACATGCAACCCACACACCCATGCAAGTACTACATACCCGCCCGCACATTTATAGACGCAACATAGAAACTTGAGCACAACAACGCTCAGAGCTAGAATGTCGTAAAATATACATTGTGCGACATTTGAATTTATTTACATTCTTGACGTTATGGTATCGTGGACTACATCATGAATTGACTCAAATATGCGCGTTAGCGTCGAGAACTCGTATTGTGCCGCCGGCTATTACGGTTACGGTTACGGTTGCGGTTCCTATTTGCGCCACCGTCACGACTATTGCCGTGTTGAGCGTCCCGCTTCCGGTCTGACGTACCGTTCTTATCGTGAGCAGCCCTAATGAGCTCAGAGTAGTTGCGAGGCTGAGCATCTGCCACTTCGAGGCGTGGGCGAGTAGGCTGCTGAGCTTGAGCCATACGTGCAAACTGGTCTTGCTGGCCGCCAGCGCTAGAGTGCGAACGAGACTGATCATCGCCCGACTTAGCTGCATCCTCGTGAAACCCACTCCACATCGCGATTTCAGCCTCCACCTGCTCTCTTGGACGATTGTACATCGAGCGAGAATAGTCAGAAATTTCACGCGTGAAATCATGTGTTGGTTCTGGCAGGCGCAAGGTCTTTGCAGAGAATGGTACGCTCGTCTCCCCGTCTATCGACATGGTTACGTAGATGTTCTGAATCGAGAGATTCTGCAAATCAGTTGGCTCGAAGCTTGGCTCAAAATACCGCGACAAAGCAGCTGCATCATCAGCCCCTACTCGGAAGGTCACCATACTTCCGACGTTACCAAAAACCGCATCACGCACCTCTGGCGCCATCTGCGCAACGTACTGGTTTGCAACCGTCAGATAGAGTCCATACTTACGTGCTTCAGAGAGAATAACTGCAAACGACTCTGTCGCAAAGTTTTGAAACTCGTCAACATACAGATAAAACGGACGTCGCTCAGTAAGCCCAATATTCGCACGACTCATGGCAGCCAACTGAATCTTTGTAATCAAGAGGGCTCCGAGAGTGCTGGCATTGTCCTCCCCTAACCGACCGCGCGAGAGATCACACACCAAAATCTTCCCTTCATCCATAATCTTACGGATATCAAAGCCGGACTTAGTTTGACCGATAATGTTTCTGATTAACGGGTTAGCCGTGAAGGCCCCTACTTTGTTGAGGATTGGTGCAACCGCTTCTGTCGCAAACTTGTCGTTCCATGAAGCAAACTCATTTACCCAGAAGGCCTTAACCTGCAAGTCTTTGACTTGGGCAACGACTTCATTGCGATACTTCTTATCGGTCAACATGCGAGTGATACCGAGCAAGTTCGGATTATCGGTCTCGAGCAGTGCCAGCAGTGTGAAGCGCAAGATGTGCTCGAGTCGAGGACCCCAAGAGTCTGCGAACATCTTCTTCAAGACGCCGATGATTTCTGAGGCGATTGCCCCACGCATATTTGGGTCATCATTCTCCATTGGGTTGAAGGCTATCGGGTTGTCGATGTCATGTGGATTGAAGTACACCACATCCTTAATGCGATGCTCCGGGATGAATTTGATAGCATCTTGCGCAAAGTCTCCGTGCGGGTCGACGATGGCAAAACCTTGATTATGATAGATATCACTCAACGTAAGCAGCAAGAGCAAGAATGACTTACCAACACCGGATTTACCAATGATATACAAGTGACGCACACGGTCCTTACGCTTGAACCCAAACTTCAAGTTACCCTGACGGAAGGTCGTGGTACCAATGAGACTCAATTCTTCCTGTGGTGTATTTGCCAACGTAGGCACATTTGTCGGTGGCTCACCAACCTTCGTCGTCGTCCAGGCAATGCTAGGCGTCTCGACGCTGGTATGCGGTAAGTGATAGAGACTCGCCAGCTCCTCAACATTGAGAATCATATTCGTC
This portion of the bacterium genome encodes:
- a CDS encoding FtsQ-type POTRA domain-containing protein translates to MQERRVRRQRGTAPALPSEVGRARRPIFQAHGEAPKRPKLWRKWFVRAGSIAAILSLVWMLFLSSWFDVRGFEVKGSTSISAEDVQKTFDQYVRQHPTERNIFFFNSQRFKEALQKSYPTITQLNINRTLFLKVTVSLRESNAALIWQVGNTNWILGDDGRILERASGAEQQLGVVQDTAQLPVKTGDKVVDRNFVSFVRQLNALAPQNNIFISSVVVRNTTIEIDLRIQNNILVKCDSTRGVREQLDAIRKTLDTADRTRTPITQYIDVRIPGRAFYK
- a CDS encoding type IV secretion system DNA-binding domain-containing protein is translated as MDFLVQIFGAVFSILGIALFQYWGWTLIAGYLIWQIWQNRRRTEYVSQVEHTLLQIIVPKNNDKKELSAESLFASLHGILRPKTELDAEGSIQEHLSFEIVSVDHVINFYIWVPKHLSDYVESQIYAQYPTVQILKDVEDYAAQPIDDRLTVVSEVKTTKDFIYPLRTFQTFEVDPLAGITTVLATLEDNEQLWVQFLIRPVDDSWHAKSLQYIKESKEGKPTGWFHNWEQRIIFLPFELAMNVLRALFMPPEWGDRAPSKDDKKELSPGQTTVNAAIETKAEKIGYEVKVRVAYIGDSADHAKQRLQALFGGFKQFNTINLNSLVGGGYDTTAEAMQDYRARYLDSTNMILNVEELASLYHLPHTSVETPSIAWTTTKVGEPPTNVPTLANTPQEELSLIGTTTFRQGNLKFGFKRKDRVRHLYIIGKSGVGKSFLLLLLTLSDIYHNQGFAIVDPHGDFAQDAIKFIPEHRIKDVVYFNPHDIDNPIAFNPMENDDPNMRGAIASEIIGVLKKMFADSWGPRLEHILRFTLLALLETDNPNLLGITRMLTDKKYRNEVVAQVKDLQVKAFWVNEFASWNDKFATEAVAPILNKVGAFTANPLIRNIIGQTKSGFDIRKIMDEGKILVCDLSRGRLGEDNASTLGALLITKIQLAAMSRANIGLTERRPFYLYVDEFQNFATESFAVILSEARKYGLYLTVANQYVAQMAPEVRDAVFGNVGSMVTFRVGADDAAALSRYFEPSFEPTDLQNLSIQNIYVTMSIDGETSVPFSAKTLRLPEPTHDFTREISDYSRSMYNRPREQVEAEIAMWSGFHEDAAKSGDDQSRSHSSAGGQQDQFARMAQAQQPTRPRLEVADAQPRNYSELIRAAHDKNGTSDRKRDAQHGNSRDGGANRNRNRNRNRNSRRHNTSSRR